In Lonchura striata isolate bLonStr1 chromosome 32, bLonStr1.mat, whole genome shotgun sequence, a single window of DNA contains:
- the EGR3 gene encoding early growth response protein 3 isoform X1 translates to MDIGLANEKAGQELSSYSGTFQPAPGNKTVTYLGKFAFDSPSNWCQDNIISLMSAGILGVPPSSGALTSTQSSAGSMGPPQGEVDQMYPTLPPYSSCSDLYPEPVSFHDPQSNPGLTYSPQDYQAAKPALDSNLFPMIPDYNLYHHPNDMGTITEHKPFQSLDPIRVNPPPITPLETIKAFKDKQIHPGFGGLPQPPLTLKPIRPRKYPNRPSKTPLHERPHACPAEGCDRRFSRSDELTRHLRIHTGHKPFQCRICMRSFSRSDHLTTHIRTHTGEKPFACEFCGRKFARSDERKRHAKIHLKQKEKKAEKGSGVQPPAAPPAAAATTSPPVALAPAVTTCA, encoded by the coding sequence ATGGACATTGGCTTAGCGAACGAAAAGGCCGGTCAGGAATTGTCCTCCTACTCGGGCACTTTTCAACCCGCCCCGGGCAACAAGACTGTCACCTACCTGGGGAAATTCGCTTTTGACTCGCCCTCCAACTGGTGCCAGGACAACATCATCAGCCTGATGAGCGCCGGCATCCTGGGGGTGCCGCCGTCCTCGGGCGCGCTCACCAGCACGCAGAGCTCGGCAGGCAGCATGGGGCCGCCGCAGGGCGAGGTGGACCAGATGTACCCCACGCTGCCGCCCTACTCCTCCTGCAGTGACCTCTACCCAGAGCCCGTCTCCTTCCACGACCCCCAGAGCAACCCTGGCCTCACCTACTCCCCCCAGGATTACCAGGCGGCCAAGCCCGCCTTGGACAGCAACCTCTTCCCCATGATCCCAGACTATAACCTCTACCACCACCCCAACGACATGGGCACCATCACGGAGCACAAACCCTTCCAGAGCTTGGACCCCATCCGCGTCAACCCGCCCCCCATAACCCCGCTGGAGACCATCAAGGCCTTCAAGGACAAGCAGATCCACCCGGGTTTCGGggggctgccgcagccgccccTCACGCTCAAGCCCATCCGACCCCGCAAGTATCCCAACCGGCCCAGCAAGACCCCGCTGCACGAGCGGCCCCACGCCTGCCCGGCCGAGGGCTGCGACCGCCGCTTCTCCCGCTCCGACGAGCTCACCCGCCACCTTCGCATCCACACGGGCCACAAGCCCTTCCAGTGCCGCATCTGCATGCGGAGCTTCAGCCGCAGCGACCACCTCACCACCCACATCCGCACCCACACCGGCGAGAAGCCCTTCGCCTGCGAGTTCTGCGGCCGCAAGTTCGCCCGCTCCGACGAGCGCAAGCGGCACGCCAAGATCCACCTCaagcagaaggagaagaaggccGAGAAGGGCTCGGGCGTGCAGccccccgccgcgccccccgccgccgccgccaccacCTCGCCCCCCGTCGCCCTCGCCCCTGCCGTCACCACGTGCgcttga
- the EGR3 gene encoding early growth response protein 3 isoform X2, with translation MTGKLLEKLPGTMNTLMNQLPDNLYPEEIPNSLNIFSSTSDSVAHYNQMAADNVMDIGLANEKAGQELSSYSGTFQPAPGNKTVTYLGKFAFDSPSNWCQDNIISLMSAGILGVPPSSGALTSTQSSAGSMGPPQGEVDQMYPTLPPYSSCSDLYPEPVSFHDPQSNPGLTYSPQDYQAAKPALDSNLFPMIPDYNLYHHPNDMGTITEHKPFQSLDPIRVNPPPITPLETIKAFKDKQIHPGFGGLPQPPLTLKPIRPRKYPNRPSKTPLHERPHACPAEGCDRRFSRSDELTRHLRIHTGHKPFQCRICMRSFSRSDHLTTHIRTHTGEKPFACEFCGRKFARSDERKRHAKIHLKQKEKKAEKGSGVQPPAAPPAAAATTSPPVALAPAVTTCA, from the exons ATGACAGGCAAACTACTGGAGAAGCTGCCGGGGACCATGAACACTTTGATGAACCAATTGCCTGACAATCTGTACCCAGAGGAGATCCCCAACTCTTTGAATATCTTCTCCAGCACCAGCGACTCGGTGGCTCACTACAACCAGATGGCTGCAG ATAATGTTATGGACATTGGCTTAGCGAACGAAAAGGCCGGTCAGGAATTGTCCTCCTACTCGGGCACTTTTCAACCCGCCCCGGGCAACAAGACTGTCACCTACCTGGGGAAATTCGCTTTTGACTCGCCCTCCAACTGGTGCCAGGACAACATCATCAGCCTGATGAGCGCCGGCATCCTGGGGGTGCCGCCGTCCTCGGGCGCGCTCACCAGCACGCAGAGCTCGGCAGGCAGCATGGGGCCGCCGCAGGGCGAGGTGGACCAGATGTACCCCACGCTGCCGCCCTACTCCTCCTGCAGTGACCTCTACCCAGAGCCCGTCTCCTTCCACGACCCCCAGAGCAACCCTGGCCTCACCTACTCCCCCCAGGATTACCAGGCGGCCAAGCCCGCCTTGGACAGCAACCTCTTCCCCATGATCCCAGACTATAACCTCTACCACCACCCCAACGACATGGGCACCATCACGGAGCACAAACCCTTCCAGAGCTTGGACCCCATCCGCGTCAACCCGCCCCCCATAACCCCGCTGGAGACCATCAAGGCCTTCAAGGACAAGCAGATCCACCCGGGTTTCGGggggctgccgcagccgccccTCACGCTCAAGCCCATCCGACCCCGCAAGTATCCCAACCGGCCCAGCAAGACCCCGCTGCACGAGCGGCCCCACGCCTGCCCGGCCGAGGGCTGCGACCGCCGCTTCTCCCGCTCCGACGAGCTCACCCGCCACCTTCGCATCCACACGGGCCACAAGCCCTTCCAGTGCCGCATCTGCATGCGGAGCTTCAGCCGCAGCGACCACCTCACCACCCACATCCGCACCCACACCGGCGAGAAGCCCTTCGCCTGCGAGTTCTGCGGCCGCAAGTTCGCCCGCTCCGACGAGCGCAAGCGGCACGCCAAGATCCACCTCaagcagaaggagaagaaggccGAGAAGGGCTCGGGCGTGCAGccccccgccgcgccccccgccgccgccgccaccacCTCGCCCCCCGTCGCCCTCGCCCCTGCCGTCACCACGTGCgcttga